A window of Oryza glaberrima chromosome 2, OglaRS2, whole genome shotgun sequence genomic DNA:
CAAATGAGTGTATAAATAGAATATGACTTACTTTATATTCACTGTACTATAAAGAGTGAAGGTAGTCATAGCTCAATTCATAAGAGAATAGGAAGTTTGCTATATTTACGCTAAGTCATGTGTGCGGTCTCAAGAAAATTTCTATATCCTAAGAGGAATAAGTGGATTTGAGATGGGACAAAGTTTGGATCCAGATGAGTTAATTTCCATAGAGACTCACCAACAGTTCATCCTCACTCTCAAAGAACACACTCTTTAATTGTCCGGTTTATGAGAAAACTATGTGGTTCATATGGTTCAATAGCATGTGTAGTCTTTCTATAGAAAAAAGATAAAGCCAAAAGCACCAGCTTCCAGTTTTCTAAGCCACTTAGCTAACAAGGTTATGATGCCTTTGCATTCTCTTCTTTGTACACACCTGTGTATTCTTTCATATTATCCTCTAGGGCTCCTAGGTTTGTGCAGGCGAAGCGTAGTGTAATCGTTTGAATTAATATATTcactctaataaaaaaaacaaaagtggaGTGGACGAAAAATCGCTGAGCACTGAAAGACTGAACAAAACCAAGCCGAACTGACCTGATGTATCGATTTCTTCAGTCTTCAGTGCCCTCTTTGGCTTTTGTTTTTGGCTAGATTGGTCTTCGGGTTTCTGTTCGGTTGTTGCCCAAGAAATCAAACAAACCAAAAAATTCGAGATGTCAGCTGACCTCCATTACTTCTATGCTTCCCACCTTCTAtatcttttggatttttattcTATCTTTGGCCCAAggcccaatacaagattaaacTTAGGGTCCAAAAGCAAAACATGTGTATTATATCGCATGATGCAATGAGATGCTGAGAGAGGTGGGTGGAGGATCGGTGTAGCACATTCATGCATGACCAAGTGTTTGGTaggaaaactagaaaaaaaaccaaatcggGTTGCTTTCGTTTATTCGGCTTGGTTTCTATTTCCCTTTCAACTTCTTCTGTTTGTATTATTACTGAGCAAAAGTTCTAATAAACCAAAGGAACCAAACCAAGAAAACCAAATGCCCACCCCCTTCTTAATCCGGATGGGTTTTTTTAACCATGCATGCTCATGTATACACATCTTTTCAATAAATTATACAAATGTCCCTTTCTTTTCTACACGATTGAAAACAACTGATTATATTGGACAAAATACTCAACCCAGTGCCAACATATAACTATTCCCAAAATTTACTATGTCAAAGTGAAACGATGAGATCATCGACACTATATGATATACTCAATTGCTGGGACTTCGAATGATTTTCCACTGAAGTTTAGTGACTAAACTATAAAAGATTAGATAAGAAGGACAAATAAAGTGCGCTGACTTTGGAGTTCGGTACTCTATTACACACCTCTCTGAACAAACAATCAGTCATCAGAGACGTCAGACGGCCATCTCATCCTGCCATTTCCACCCCAAACACCATGATGATTCACGCCTTCTCAATCCTGAAGTATAATCCAAAATTTCACCAGCATACAAATGTGAAATTGTTTGATCCGTAGAGCAAAAAAAACGGGTCCTCCCATATGAACTGAAGACATTATGCTCACCAGCATACAAGACTCTGTTTAAACCTAAATCGTTGATATATTTACAAACACATTACTCAGGTAATGAATTACCCCCAAAGAAAACTTCCATTTCTACACATCAAACAATACGACATCTATGGAGAAAACCTAACACCCACCCGTATCGAATTCTCGTAATTCAAATGAGAGCTCAAATCCATGTAGATCAAGACCCTCTTACGTAACTTATCTTCAAACGTTGTCACTGACAAATAGATCCCATCCCCTACAgatccacatgtcaggatgcaaCGTCGCTCCGGCTTTACATGGAGAGAGTCTCGTCGGAAATCTATGACATGGTCCGACCCGTTGCGCTACACTGGAGGTGCCTGATCCTTGAGAGGAGTCTCCTTGCCAAGAGGCTCCACGCTGGCCCTGCAGAGAGGACACGTGGAGTGGGAGTGGAGCCACATGTCGATGCATCCGACGTGGAACAGGTGCTTGCACGCCGGCAGCTGCCGCACCGTCTCCCCTTCCTGCACGATGCTCAGGCACACCGCGCACTgcgcccacccgccgccgccgccgcgcccgctgccgctgccgtcgccgcgggGCGCCGCCTCGGCCCACTCTTCTCTGCGGTACACGAACGACGGcagcgtggcgacggcggaggcgctgagcccgccgccgctgtcgccgccgccgccgaggaagaaCGGCCTGGCCGCCACGTAGAcgacggtgccgccgccgccgccgcggcggcggcggcggcagcagaggCACTCGCAGAGCACGATCATGAGGACGGAGACCGCGGTGGCGAAGAAGCCGATGCCGAGGAGGACGAGCGTGTCGTGCGTGCTGTACCCGCCCTGGTCCGTCGAGTACGGCAGCGAGTTGGAGCTCGACGACAGCGAcatggccggcgagctcgatcgagcaaagctagctagctagctagctgcttctTGATGCCTCTGTACTTGGCTTCTCTGCAAGCTATCAACTGTATATGATGGAATTTTAGATTAATTCTTGGAGGTTTGATGAGCATAATTTGCTTGAGCTTgttcaactatatatatatatatatatatatatatatatatatgagatgcaagttgtataaatatttttagattagGCGTTGAAAGAAATGATGTGACTGGTAAATTAATATtccctcctttcctaaatgtttgacgccattgactttttaaaatatgtttaaccgtttgtcttattcaaaaacttttgtgaaatatgtaaaactatatatatacataaaaatatatttaacaataaattaaatagtaggaaaagaattaataattgcttaaattttttgaataagacgaacggtcaatcatgtttaaaaaagtcaacagcgtcaaacatttagggatggagggagtataacggTATAGATTAGTTTTGGAATTTGTAATTTATATACAAGTTCAAGTATACATGTCATTATGTCTACTCTGCGTCTCTGCGGCGCATGAAGTTGGGGCTTTACTACCCACGGTATTCAAATTAAACTTGTATAAAATTCATTTGATTAATGTGGCACGAAAATGGGATAAGCACAAGCCGGGGAGGGACTATCGGATAGGTGAATACTACAATGTTGTTGTTTATATATGTCATATGGCAATGAATCAATATGAAACAAATCCATTTATATTCCTAAGTTAGATTCGTTTTCTAATCAAATATATGAAATCTGATTATATATCAAATTTGATTATGCATGTTATTGTTATCAACTAGATATCTCGATTTCCCTATTGGATATGATCAATTAGGTCCATTTCCACAAGGGTTCTTCCTCTGTTTCCTCTTTCTTATGAATTTGATGATATGGGAGAAAATAGAAACTCATTGGTATATATCGAAGATGAAGAATGAAATGAAAGATCAATTGGTTGATAAAGAAGAGAAATGTAATAATGAGTCCATACACATCTAATGATTATTATTAGAATCTAACAACGAGATCCAAAAAGCAGTTCGGAGAATTCAAATTATCATTCAGTTGTACTTCTTACTTATATCTTTTGTCCATATAGCTTAGAAATAAGATTTTCTTAGTTGATTAAATCcttaaatctttttttaacgTTGGGAGCTCATCATGAATCCACTAATCGTTTCTGGATTTGTTTCGTTCTATTGGGCCTGGAGTTGGTCATGGTATTGTAGCATGGCCCTTCTATACTAGTTGTGGTATTCTGGGAACCCTTTTGCTTAATCCTAAAAACAAAACAAGTCACTTAGATTagatattttcttcttttttataaactGGTGCTTGCTTTTGGATTTCCAATTGTATCATATCTTTACTCCCATTTATTATTCCTGAAATTTTCTATTTTGAAGGAAAAGATAATATCCCCACCCTAGGATGATTAATGTGAGCATTTGTGTTTTCCTTCTCGTCTTTTATTTAGAGTAGTGGAAAGTACTCTCCTTTGTTTAGGAACTTACTTATGTAACATTTCTTTTAAGAAATAAGGTCTTTCAAATGTCAAATAAGACATAATTAGGATAGCTTAATCTGAAAGAAATTACAGTCGATATCTGAATAAAATGggatgagaaaataaaaaggaaaataaagtaaTAGAGAATTCAGACAAAtttatcattgtttttcacTTTATTAAAGAAATGAATCGAGCACAACTCTTATCACCATTGCCAAGTCTAACCAGAGGTCACAGACGGTTATCGCCTCAAGATCAAAAGCTACTTTATGGTATTAGCCTCCAAGGGAAAACATCTGTTGGCACTGGTAACTCGGCAGTAATTTTTAAGTAATAGTAAGTACATCAAGCATCATCTTGGATCAAACTTTTTTTCAGACAAGTAATAGTAAGTACATCAAACAAAGCCTCACTATTATTCCAAGATGTTTGATGATATGActaataacaaatatttttttcagacaaGTGCCCCCTTGGCTGTATATGATCCGATCCATTCGTGTGCATGCTCGTACTAGCGTCATGGAGATAACCCTTGTTAGTTTAGATAACTATAAACaaatatgcatatatgcatgcgaAATCTTTTGCAGATCTAACTTCATGTCATGCTCCCCAGTTATTTAACGCAAATCGTGTTCAATGTCTCTTCGTCCTGCAAGATAGTCGTCACCACTCTGCAGggataattaattaacaaacacTCTCACTGTAGTACACATCTTGCTAAGCTAGGTTTCTCAACCACTCACAATCTGATGACATACAGAAGctcaattaatatatataaaccGTACGTGTCTTCCTAATCACAAATGGATTATCCTTCGATCAGTTCCTGCTATATCTTAGCAAAATTTGGCTGGACTGTCTTATAGCCTCTTCCTGCAGTAACTCTCTCCGGGGAATTGGTAGTAGTGATTGTCTGACGACTGATATACTAGTTAGTTAGACCCTATTTAGTTTCCAAAaactttttcccaaaaacatcagatcgaatctttgaacacatgcatagagtattaaatatagataaattaaaaaactaattgcacaattagaagggaaatcgcgagacgaatcttttgagccttagtccatgattagccataaatactatagtaacccatatgtgctaatgatggattaattaggctcaaaagattcgtctcgcagtttccaggcgagttatgaaattagttttttcatttgtgtccgaaaaccccttccgacatccggtcaaacgtccgatgtgacaaaaaaaaattttcttttggcaAACTAAACATGCCCAATTTGGTTACATCATGAGGAAAGAACGGAGCACACAGTTGAAATGGGTTCAGGGCCTTTGATCAGCCTGATTCCATGTACACACAGTAATGATTGACAGCCCATCCAACCCATGAAAGGAGAGCCCAATTTGAGGACATGACTTGAACACAGTAAGTTTTCCCGATTCTCGCGGAAATGAATTGATTAATGTGAAACTTTTGTATTCCAAAAGTGGCCGGAATGTCATTTTGGTTTAATTATAATAGTTATTTTGCGATCACACATAAGGTGCATAAGGACTCCTACACCGGCCTTGTTTTTTCGTTTACTTATACTTATTAgccgaaatttgaattttcaaccttaaatttggagttgatttcaagatttttttttcattgcagtatatttttcagcttttgcttttagatcattaaaaacacatatataaaagttttattcacaaattattttcatttacAAATATACCGTTTCGCTTATGCTTAAAATCAGCGAAACGATGGGGCCGCACATATCATACTCGCACTCACACATCCGCAAATACTCCCCTAAGTACATTCAAATATAAAGAAACCatgatctgaaaaaaaaaaggaaaccaatAGCAAATCCTAACCTCATGCACAAAGATATACGGTGCCATTCTGTTTAATACGtaccaacttgtatgtaatatTCGTAGTATCAGGATTCAAACCTAGAGAATGGACATGTATCCATGACTCCACCAACATATGCCTCCCTGTTTAGTTCCTGCAGTTGATAGCTTGTTCACAtaaattttgactttggttataTATTGCTTCACtgtgtattttcattgtttttaagatACTaggttttatgttaaaaattctCCTGaccaaacttttttaaaaaacaacttAAAATCAGACAAATTTGGCAACTAGCAACAATACAGTGGGGGAATAATATCTCGAAAATATCCCACATTCAGTGTTATCTCTCTTTTCAGGGGGTGACAAAACTTATCCAGCTTTGCAACCTGTCAGTTGCGTATCATGTGTCAATGTTACATTGACACATGATGCGCACGTGCCATCATCcaatgagcaatggacaagttgCACGGTGAAACGGGATAAGTCCATTGTAGTCTTTGTCAACCTGCTCTACAAGCTCCATgaacctcaagattcttcaaGTTGCTCTATCAATCTCAAGAATTTAATTGACCCATGACGACGAATATGTAACAACGACGCAGGATATTTTGCAGTGATCGGTGCATGTAACCTACTATGGGGTGAAAATGTTACAGATATTTTGCTGTCCAATCGAAGTGTTGATGCTGAAATTGTTGTATTTTGAGGTCAAAATCTGATATTTCATCGTGAAAGGTACTTTGAATTCAGAAAAGACGCGCGCGACTAACTCAAATAATTAATGGTATTCTGATAATTGCACTTTCTGATACTGCAAAAATTACTCTGCAAAAaatccctccattccaaaatataagtgttTTTAGACTCTGAC
This region includes:
- the LOC127764475 gene encoding E3 ubiquitin-protein ligase EL5-like, translating into MSLSSSSNSLPYSTDQGGYSTHDTLVLLGIGFFATAVSVLMIVLCECLCCRRRRRGGGGGTVVYVAARPFFLGGGGDSGGGLSASAVATLPSFVYRREEWAEAAPRGDGSGSGRGGGGGWAQCAVCLSIVQEGETVRQLPACKHLFHVGCIDMWLHSHSTCPLCRASVEPLGKETPLKDQAPPV